AGCGCATGCATGTTGCTTCCTTAAAGGCTGAAGTCGAAGTTAAGATCAGATTTTCCCATCTTCTGTTTGTAAACGGCATCAAATTTCTCATTCATTGATACAGTGAAGATATCCTTCCATAGGCCAACTcgacctgaaattttaaaaaagttcaaTTTATTATCTTCAGCTTGATGAAAATGTAATTCCTGAAGTTAGGAATACATTTGAATCGATGTGCTGAAGGCAACATGCTGATTCTATGATCAGGACCAACTAAATCTGCAAGGTAAGTTTCAAGGATATCATTTCAAATTGTAGTCAATCAAGTTCAGGAATATCAAAGAATGACACCTTGATTATTCCATGCTTTAATGTTCTGTTTAATAGGGAATTTAACAATTTGATATAGCTTAAAAGACCCATTGCATCACGAGATATAGTGATAGATCCACTTTGTAAGTATAATACATATGAATATTTGTAACTTAAGTTGCACAGACAAGTTAATCAGTAAAAACCTTGCTATTCAGTTATGCTGTAGGATTACTACTTATTTACGAATTAGTACACTATtaaaggggtggggggtagaCTTTTAAATGGAGGTGAAGAAGGACCAGAAGTCAATGCAGATTATTGAGCACATGGGTGAGGGATAAAACATGGGCCAAGGTTTGGATACTATCAAAATTTATCTAGGGGAAGGGGGCAAAGTCAGCTAGCTGAACACTGGAACAGTCAGGTTTACAGTTGGGAAAGCCACTGACAGAGGTTTTCAAAAGATGGGCTGATGTGGGAGTCTATTGTTACAGAGAAGGAAGCAAGCAGTCATATCCAAGTACTTGAAGTTGGAAGTGTAATCTGCAGTCAAACAAGATGCCAAGATTGATCAGTAATGGTACAGAAATGAGGAACATGGCAGAATCTTGTCTGCTGCCTTTGGCACTTTTGAATATAAGTTCAAGAGAATGTGGAGTGATGTCTCACAGAGTAAAAAACTACATTCTTTAGCAGGGAGAAAGAAAGTTAGAAGTTGGGTCAATAGTTTGCAACAAAGGAATTAGTGGTATACCTGAGGCAAGAGAACCATTTGTAATGGTAAATAATGATGGGCACAAAAACAGAACTTTTACAGTGTGAAATTTATTGGAGTTTTGTGATTTAAAAACTGGAGGCACTTCCCATGGACAAAATGAGTATGCGGGGAGACAGATGGGGAAAATTTGAACTGTTTATTACTTTGAACACAAGAATGGTATTGTGGACCATATGTCAAGAATATTTTCACATGCTTAGTAGTAATTTTTGCCAGATTTGTTCCAATAATTACATTTAACCCACGTTACCCGCTCACTTGAAATTGTCAGATTAGATCATCCAGAAGGTACTGGAATATAAAACCATCATTTCTGAAGAAATATTGACCAATATGAATCCTCTATATTGTTTGCTGGTTATTCCAAACTATTAAGCTACTGCTTATTTTCATGCATTTCCAAAAGAAAtgttaacacagaacagtacaccacaggaacagacccttcggtccatcatgtctgtgccgacaatgatgccaaactaactaatcccatcagccgacacgtggtccatatccccctattctCTGTCTATCCATGTgtctgcctcttaaacattgctatcgtatctgcatctaccacctccactggcagccctGACTCCATTCCTCAATTGATCCCATTGTCACATACTTCTATTCATTTTCTCTTACATTTGTAGAATTTAAGCAAGGGACCTAGCTCATAATCCAGGATGCCATCAACAGTTGGAGAGAAGATAAAATTAAATAAGGAAATTGTGATTAAGTGGTGGCAAAATTGGGTTTTAAAATCTTCAAAACTTGTAGAAGAGCGAGAAAGCTGAGTAAACTAAGGAGATTTGAGGGCCTGTAAAGAATGAATTGGAATAGGAGCTGGTGGATTGCAATTCAACAACCACACATTGATAAGGGAAAAGAGGAGCATACAGTATGCCTCCGCAGTTAGAATTTAGCAAGAATGACAGAAAATCTTTGAGAAGTAACAGCATGGTAAATAAAATCAATGAGATCAGAAAAACTCAGTTTTCCTCTTTCTCTAGTAAAGTATTAGACTATCTGATAGAAGAATTTTTTCCTATATCATGTCTAACGAATGAAAAAAAGTTAACACTTCCACAGATCTTGCAAATAATAGGACTTCATAATACACTTCAGAGGTACTGAAATGTAAATATCTAATTCTTTCAAAGCCCACTGTCACAATGGAGACCAATTAAGAGGTTGGTATCAAAGGAAAGGGTGAAATTTACAATGGCAATAAGAGCAGATGCAAAAGACCAGGAGCAGAAGGCGGCAGTTAGCTTCTATTTCAAACAATCACATACTAAATCAGTAATTTCTTAAGGCAGTTCAGCTGATAAATACCAATGTCTTCTGCCAGTTAGAAAATCATTATAGTATGAGAGTGCTATATGACAGAAATTTTTTGTTTGCATATTTGAGGAACAGAAAAACACCACAGCCCAGCAATTCAATAAATTCAATGAGGAATGAAAATTCTGCTTCAGATTACATGCTCCTAATGTGCTAGATTTATGACTGCAGGTGTTAATAGCAAAATATTTGATGATGGGTAtagatcaaatgtaaagtgaaAGAAATCAGATAATCGAGAGGTGCCAAGAAATGTAACACATGCAGCATAAGGGATCTGAAGAATGTCAGGACTGCAGCTTTTTTGGATGATGAAAAAAAAGCCACAGGATTCTGACAGGTGCCTCTTTAGAATTCCAAGGTGTCAAGACTTCAAGAACAGTACAGCTATATCCaaatcaatggaaaataaaaataaatcggCAAAACATTCAAGAGCAGAATCCCATTTGTGCATAACAGAAAATAACTGAtgatttaaaaatgtcaaaaccATGTTGAAGATAATGGATCTTAATGGATAATGAGCAATCTAAATTAATGGCAGCTTTTTCTTACTTTAGCGGCAGACATCAATGGATAATAAGTACTCAGGTCTCAATGTAATACAGAGACAAGAAGATTAACAAGTATAAAAGGGATAAAACAATAATTGTATTAGAACAGAAAGCAATGACATTCCTTTGCCAAGATCATTAAGATTGGGGTTTgtggaaaataaattgtgaagagTTTTGATTTGTCTAATTAACACACTCTTATCATTAATTCAGTTTCAAATCTTAAATGGTAATTTCCTTACTTACGCTTAATTCTCTATGGGGTGACCCTCAAAGTGAACACGGAATGCTCgaataacaaaatgaaaatagtaCCTCTATTAAACAAAGTAAAAAGCATGTGGCTGAAGTGACACAAGGAATTAGTTACCCACTGGAATTTAGTTTTCCTTTAaccaaatgcataaaataaaaatttaagaAATACTTGATTAATTAAGAACTGTGATACCCACCTTGCTGTAATATACCTGCCTGCGGGTTTAGATGAAAAGCCACAAAAGAGAAGGACAATGGGATATGGTCTAGTCTACCTTCTCACCAACTATACTAGGTCTTCAGTTCAATGAGTCGAAACactaaaaacaaaaaggaagaaaccaaaatgcttcaaataaacaaaacttagaaaacaaaaaaataagcaaatgaatgtgcagtaatcaacttaaatatttttcatctaATAATTTTTTCTGGGTAATTTCTATAGCTCACATCTATGCAAAACTGATATaatgaaaacaatgaataaaactaaaaatatgaaaatgcaGACAACCGAACAAACTGAATTTTTATTATTTGATCCTTTGCAGGTATAGTTTATAGTTCCTTTCAGTTTCAGATCACACTGACTCCTCCACATTACTCCATCTGTTCTAGATCACACCCACTCCCGAACATCATTCTCTTAAGTTCTAAATCACATTCACCATCCAACATCATTCTCTTCAGTTCTAGATCACAATCACTCTTCGACATCATTACTTTCTGTCCCACCAGTCTCTCACTCCCAATGTCATTCCTTTCAGTTCCAGATCAGAATTGAATTTTAATGCTATGCATTACCTTTCATCATATCAGTTAATTTGCTTGTACTATTTTCTCGCTGCCATTTTTTCCTTTTATATGTGCAAGATGAGTGATGCCTGGAATTATCCATCTGAATATGATAGTAATCCAGTTATGAATGTAGTTCTAAATAATGAGACAAATAGGTCCATGTTCACAGTAGGAGAACAGCTACAGGAACATTAGTGGAATGCTACTTGCATCCATTGGAAACAGTGAAATCCAAATAATCTATATCAGAAGCATACAAAATATTATAAATTGTGTGTTTCTAATGGAAAGAGGCATATCTGGAAACGCAATCTCAATTATCCGTTGCATGTATGGAGGACATCTGAAGATATACATTTACCTTCCACCTTCACAAGTTTGAAAGATCTACAGATATTTTTACACAGTCTTTAAGATTACCTATATTTATCAAGACTATGATGAATTCAATTaactaaatttcaaaataaacttgtaCAATTATGCACCTATGTTCAATCTAATTCCTTAAGTTTATATTTGAGgtggcacagaggtgcagcaggtagtactgcCCCTTCACAGATCCAGCAACTCAGATACAACCCTGATAGTGTGCTGTatgaagtttgcatattctccctgagactacgtgggtttcccttAATTGTTCTAGTTTCCTCCAGAACCCAAAAACATACTGACAGGATAACCGGCTATTGGAAATTTCCCCTCGTATagttgggtggcaggaaaatcagggggTACTGATGGGTCTGTGCGAGAGAAGAGGTTGAAGGGAGGCCAGTCGGGGAATGGAACTCATGGtgtgctgagagccagcatggtctcgatgggctgaatggcctcccgtgTCAAACAGAAATGATATATTTACTTCACAGCAGCATCCATTGCCACACTGCATATTGGTCTAAAAACTGTTATGTACTTAAAAATGTGTATAGTGGCATTTCATGCAGGCATTGTGCATGCTATAAAAGGCCTCACTTGAACAAGTAACCAAAAAGGCCTTTCGTACTCATACATTGCTTACAGTGAAGGAAAAAAGAGATGGATGTAGCAAAATGAACTGGGAATCTATttggctcggggggggggggggggggggagcaggggatGAGGATTTTGGCAGATTAGGACTGTGTGGGTGGGTAGAGGATCACTGACGAGGATGAAGGGGATTCAGGAAGAAGACAGGGTAAATGGGGAGTAATTAACCATGGAGGAAGATTTTATTTGGTTTCAAGGTATCATTTGATTTGGTTTAGTTTCATTGACACCCTGACCATAGCCAAGGTAGGGTCAAGCCCTACAACCAACACCAAAGCAGGCCTCAGCCCCCTGGTTAGGTCCTGCTTCATTGTAGGAGGCACTCCCCACTCATGGGTCTCATATGCACAGCAGAACTTGAGGCATGATGTAGAAATAATCACTGCATACCATGTGACATCATCACCCATCATAGACACAGAAGCCAAACTGAACTTGTACAGTGCTTTTTATAAATCCACAAAACATACCAGAACATTAAACAAAAAGATCAAGTTGTATAGCAAGGTTTCTcaattttttcttttgcttttctcaGCACTTACCTCTCCCAATGGGAAGGGCTTCTGCATTACAGCATTGGTCCACAAGCTGGTGGCAATGTTCAATTATAGCCTCCATTTGAGTTTTATCATATGATACTCCAAGGAACCGGACCAAGAGTTCCACGGTACCTGCAAGATTCTTCCGCCAGGAGCAAAAGACAGACTTAACTGGAATATCTTTGGATGTCAGGAAAACTGCTACTAAATTATTATACAGTTCATGACAACCTTACTAATACCAGATCAATATGTCAGCTGGCAAAAGGTAGTTATGCATCCTAATTACATCTTCATGGAAAATGAATACTCAGATTCATTTTTGCTTGATGTGTGTAAACCATTGATTACGTCCTCCTCAATCATTTAAGTGTCTTAACTGCTCCTTGCCAAAAGGAATGACAAGTTATAGTTAaagatatttttccagtgctgaACTGAGCAATGATGCATATGATCCAATTGATGGAAACTGCATGACGTATTGGAACGCAGGTAATATTGTCTGATTTGTCATCTTTCTTTTAAGAACCAATGAATTTTAAGCTCTGATTTTCTCCCATCGTGCATCCACATCCTCCCCAATGAATCATAGTAACAAATAGCCCCTCATGTCCACATCAGTTTAAGAAGAGCCACGTCCCAACTCTCAGACTATAAACTGGAAGTGTTGATCCAGTTACCTTAAATACATTAATGGACCACCCTCCAGCTCCCTTTCAGACCATGTTTTCTAGACCATCGTCACTATTTGGATGAAAGATATTTTCCCTTCAACACTTTTCTGATACTCTATCAATTACCTCAGTAGTTCCTGTTCTCCTGATTACTGACTTGTCTGGAAAGGGAAACGGGCCCCATTCATCGTGTCTCAGGCTCTCAGTTTTACGCATCGTAATTACATCTTcattgttctaaagaaaacaacccccAGCCTGGCCTCTCTCCTCAGAGCATCCAAATGAAACTCCTGTGCATTCACTCCAGTAACATCACATCATATTACAGGTGTTATAATTAGAACTATATTTCAACTGTGGCCTAACAATCAgaagtcagagtactacagcacagaaacaggccctttggtccatctagtccatgctgacctgatcttctgcctaatcccatctacccgcactatatccctccaaaccccttccatccatgtacctatccaaacttctcttaaatgttacaattgaacccacatctaccacttccgcttgCCATGCCATGCTTTTGTGTTCCAGTCCTCAGCTAATTAATTCCATTATCTATCTGGTATGCTATCTTGAGGGCTATTTTTTCCCAAGGCCAACATTCACTCCCCATCTCTAAATGCCCTTGAATCTTCTTGAACCTTCTGAGTAAatgtgctcccacaatgctgttggctAAGGAGTTTCAGGCTCTCACCCAGCAACAACAACAAAAGGAACCATGATAAATATTTCCAAGTGAAAATGATGTGCAACTAGGAAGGGAACCAGCAGGTGAGTGTCCTCGTGCTTGCTGCTCTTGCTCTTGCTCTTGATGGTAGCGATTGCCAGTTTGGGAGGTGTTATCACGGTAGCTtcggcaagtaactgcagtacattttgtaggcGGTACACACTACCGTCACTGCACTGGTAGCAGAGGGAGTGATGTTTAGAGTGGCGAATAGAGTATCAATCAAGCATGCTTCTTTGGATTGTGTTGAGCTTCACATGAGAGCAGTTACAGCTGCACTCATCATTCAAGTGGAGAGTATATTTCATCCCAatcctgaattgtgccttgtaaGGACTTGTGGTGTCAGACAAGTCACACGATGGAATACCCCAATTTCTGTTCGTGGCCATGTATTTAACTGGCTGGTCCAGTTGGGTTTTGGATCAACGGTgaacctccccacccaccccaggaaGTTGATGATAAGGACTGGGTGACAGTAAAGCCAGTGAATGTCAAGATCTTGTTGGACGTGGTCACTGACTCAAACTTCTGTGGCACGAATTATAATTGCCactttatcagtccatgcctgagtGTTGTTTTGCTTTTGCTTTATGTAACCAAGGTCTACTTCACTGTCAGACGAATTGCAAAAGGAATTGAACTTTGTACTGTCAAGCAACAAaatcacttctgactttatgataaaGCAACTGCAGATGATTCAGGTAAAGATACAATCCCACCAAACATCTGTGGATATGCATACCGAGAAATTCAACTTGACCCTCATTAATACACAAAAGGGTCATTGCGAGGTACACCATTTTGAACGCAAGTGTGCCACTACAAAATATAGTAGCACAGAAAAACCCAAAATATCAGGCAATACCTTTGTCTGTTGCATATTTTGTGAACCATGAAGCATGCAACGAACAGCAAGTCTGGGACAGAATCTAGGGTTGCTGTTAAGTTGGTGTAAATGTCCCAAGGTCAGGACCTTGAAAGTGGTGGTATAGAAGTGAGAGATCGGGGCCTGAGCCATAGTATGTTGATCAGCACATTGTCAAAAGTTTGTGGTGATGtcaaacctttataaaacactggttcaatcACAACTAGAAGGTTATGCTCCATTCTGAGCACAACTCTTTAGGATAGGTATGGGCCCCTGAGATGTATTAATGATCGACTAGAATCGCTACACAGACCATGGAATGAGAGAGGTGATTTCATAGAAGTGTTCAAGATCATGAAGATAAAGTGAAGAAATCTACCTATTTGTTTCAGATTCAGGAATACAAGGAAACAAATGTAACAACATTGCCTAAAGAATTAAAAGAAGAAATCTACCTATTTGTTTCAGATTCAGGAATACAAGGAAACAAATGTAACAACATTGCCTAAAGAATTAAGAGACATGATGATAAATCTTTCCACACAGGTAGCTGGAATCTCAGATAAATTGACTACAAGCTGATTTTATTGTGGATTTTGGAAAAGAATTACATGAGAGTGCTGAAGTGCTTTAAGGAACTtttagcaacagcttcttcccctccgccatcagatttctgaacggtccatgaacccatgaacactactttgttgttccttttttttttgcactatttattttgtaatttatagtaattttatgtctttgcaatgtactgctgctgtaaaagaacaaatttcatgacgtaaatctgtgataataaacctgattctgattatttgcAGCACTCTGGAGACAGAGCCAGGAAGAGAACTGATAAATACCAGCATTGCTGGACAAATTAGACTCCTTCACTGGAGCAACTCTACGATTTTATATGCTTCAGTTAATTTTCATCCCAGCGACACAAGACTCACCTTATGCAAATCTTCATAAAGCAGAAAGAGGACATTGGAGTCCATGCGATGTTCCCAGAATTCTTGAACATGTTCAAACCATGAACCATAACCCACTGGAAAAACAAAAGATACATTAAGAGCTTAAACTATTGTATTACCAGATTTAAGTACTTTAGAACTTCTGAGGAAATTCTGTACCAAAGCTCGACTTCATCGCCACACTTGAAAAAGTTGATGTACAATGATATTATTGAAAAAACTCCCAGTGCTGCTATTTGCCTCACTGGTAAAATATGGATGGTTCACAACAAATGGtataatttttttctgaagttagtagaaacaaaaatacaagaaaaattATAGAGATAGTTTGACAGTACACAATCATACAGGATTCTTAAATACCACTACTATAAATAAACTTGTAGTCTTGAATGCCCACTTTCTGTTAAATAATTAACAGGATGATTTGGAAGGGGACCTTGTTAAATTAGGTCAAAGTCTAATGATCAAATCTTTATTGACATATTATGTTTTTCAAGATCAAAAGTCAGAAATAAGTCCATCCCAGATACTGAATCTCCACTGATGTCCTAATTACAACTGGCTCAACTTCTTTCCTCCCAAAAATCAAGTTTAACTGATCAGAAAGTCCAGGCTATTGTATCTATGGATTACAAAGACTCCTTTCATTATGCAGCTGGccaattcaaaattattttaaatatcttcCATTTCTTGTACAggataaaggaaaacaatgacTTATCAAAGTAGTTCTGACACTTACACTTATCGTTCATAAACCGACGACAGAATTCCTGAAAAGTCCCTCTGTAGCTCATAGTTCGTAAAGAACGATGAAACTGATAGTATGACACCACCAAGTCTTTGGGATTTCTGGCCATGCATATAACCTGTAGAAAGAAAGTTTTGGAAATGGGAATGGaaacttaaaataatttgtaACTTGCCACTATACTCATATTTTCCCATTTTCAAAATGATAGACATAAGGATTTTTACTAAAAAAAAGGTGCATCTACTTTGAAAATGAAACTCAAATACAAAGTTTTTGACATATGAAGGAGGGCAAGCAGGTGGGAGACATGAGGGGATTCCTCAAGCCATCTTACAGCAAGAGGGAGTGTGTCAATGCCGCTGCATATAGAGTTGGAAGTATTATCTATGGCACTAAAACCTGGGGAGCTCCAGCTGCTCAGACTAATCtctaagaagaaaaaaataaaatttggtcatgtagtgtctgtggagagagaaactgttaatattttgggtcaataaCCATTTGTCAAGTGTTCTGCAAGTGTTGTTGATCTGAATCACAAACCctatttcttgctccacagatgttgcccaattTGCCGATTgtttccagctcttttgtttttatttcaaatttccagcatctgcagtattttatttttgtacataCAATGGTTAGGCAAGCATTAGCAGCCATTTCAAATAGtatactgtaaataaaaaatgaaagCAGTTGACTTCACAAACTTTTTGCCTGCTGTACCATTAAAatggatcatgactgatccattAATTctacaccactttcctgcactatccccttaTCCCTCAATTCACTTAATATTAaagaaaaatctatcaatctccgtcttgaatatactcaggaaCTGCACCTCCAGATCTCTTGGATagaagattccaaagattcactatcccgtggctgaagaaatttcttctcatctcaatcctgaatagCAGACCCCTTCAAACAAGACCATAACTCCTGGGTCTAGAAATCCTTGGCTATAGGAAACATCATCCCCGAATCTACCCTCTCAGTCCCTTATACTAATTAGCAACAGGAGGTCCACTCGACACCCTCCAGGCCTGCTGAAGCACTTCATAAGAACAAGGCTGGtctgactgcaacctcaactccacattcccagctACCTCCAGTAACTTAGCCTCTTGCAGATCAACTATGTAACTAACTCCACCCCAAAAATATTCAGAGTTGCCCGTCACCactctgaggaagagagttccaaacattcacaactCTCAGTCAAAACACTGCCTCATCTTTTTTGAATATGCCACTTCTCACTTTTAAACCTGTGATCCCTAGTTTAAGATTCTGTCccaagtggaaacatcctctccacatccaccccattAAGAACCTCAAGGAATTTACAATTCAATCAATTCCCCCCTCACTCTAAATTCCAATGGATGTAAGCCCAGCctgattcttgaacagacctctcagacACTAAAAGATGGACCCTTAATCTCACAATCGATCCTGTCAAGGCCCTTACACTCAATTtgtttactgcactgcactttttctgtaacattatattctgtatactgttttccctttttgtaccaccttgatgtacttgtgtatggaatgatctgcctggatggcatgcaaacaaaagcttttcactgtatcttggtacatgtgacaataataaaccaatcacaacTAGTGCCTTGCTCCCTTCCTGAATTACAGCTATTTgtgggatgttacttgtatccaCTATAGTTAAGATTAATGCAAAATATCCATTTAATCCATTCTTTTTGAAAGCATGAGGAGTGAGAAATGCTGACTACATCTCAGTAAACAAAAAAAGCATGGCTTGCAGGCAATGGATGAAAGCAGACACTAATGGATAATGTCACTCAGCTGCAGGTGAAGGGAAGAGGTCGATAAAGGCCCCCTTATCTTAATAGGAGGACCTATGTGGTCTGAAGagccaaaaaaaattgtaagagaaattcaaaaataatttctaaCTAAAAACTCCTGCCTGAAAAGCTGATTTTGAAGAATTTGATCTACGTATTAAGATAACTTTTAAGAAAACCATCAATGTTAATTAATTCCTGAGAACATAGTCACTAAAAAGTACATGACTCAGATAATATTTTACCTTTGACTGTCCATTGTGCAAATCTGTAGGTAGGAAACGATACGGCAGGTGACTCTTAATAAGGCGAGGGGACGTCAGTTCCTAAAGATAAAGACAATTAGCCTGCAGAAATCTTACTTCTTAAAGAATTTTTCTCAGGGTTCTGCTTCTTCATCCAAAGTACATCTGACAGAATACAAACAAGGAAACTGTccaca
This is a stretch of genomic DNA from Pristis pectinata isolate sPriPec2 chromosome 15, sPriPec2.1.pri, whole genome shotgun sequence. It encodes these proteins:
- the sult4a1 gene encoding sulfotransferase 4A1; its protein translation is MAESEAETPSTPGEFDSKYFEYNGVRLPPFCRGKMEEIANFPVRKSDIWIVTYPKSGTSLLQELVYLVNQDADPDEIGIMNIDEQLPVLEYPQPGLDIIKELTSPRLIKSHLPYRFLPTDLHNGQSKVICMARNPKDLVVSYYQFHRSLRTMSYRGTFQEFCRRFMNDKLGYGSWFEHVQEFWEHRMDSNVLFLLYEDLHKNLAGTVELLVRFLGVSYDKTQMEAIIEHCHQLVDQCCNAEALPIGRGRVGLWKDIFTVSMNEKFDAVYKQKMGKSDLNFDFSL